From the genome of candidate division KSB1 bacterium:
GCGTTGTTTTGCGCCGTGCCCGCGACGCTGTCCCGCCAGAAAAATTTCCATGCTTCATGCTTTGCCGTTTGGCAGATCGCTTCTGATCAGATCGTTCTGTGCAATCCTTTCCGGAGGCTGAGCCATGTCCTTCAGTATCAGACGCGTTGACTACTTTTATGCGACGGTCAAAGATCAGCCGGGCGAGGCTTACAAACTGCTCTCCCAACTCGCGGCTTTGGGTGTCAATTTGCTCGCCTTTTCCGCGATTCCCACCGGCCCGATGCGCACCCAACTCACGCTGTTTCCCGAGCACACGCCGCACCTGCTGGAGGCGGCGCGCAAAGCCGGCTTCAGCCTGGATGGCCCGCATCGCGCCCTGCTGGTGCAGGGGGACGATAAACTGGGCGCGCTCGCCGAAGTGCATGAAAAGCTCTATGAAGCCAATGTCAACATCTATGCCTCCAGCGGTGTTTCCGATGGCCGGGGCAGCTATGGCTACGTCATTTACGTCAGACCGGAAGAGTACGAAGCCGCGGCCAAAGCTCTGGGGCTGTGAGGCAGCGAGTTCGGGTGTTTTGCCCAAAGCGAAAGCGCCGCAACCTTCGTGGTCGATCAACTCACGCGCCGCTGACTGGCTGCGCACGGTGAGGGTGGAGAGTCTATTCCCTGCGGTGGGAGTTTCTCATGTTGTTCGATTTGCCTCTCGATCAGCTTCAATCCTATCGGCCGGAGCGCAGCGAGCCGCCGGACTTTGAAGCCTTCTGGCAGGAGACACTGCTGCAAGCGCAGCGCTTTCCGCTGCACGCCACGTTCGAGCCGGTCGACTCCGGCTTGCGTTTGGTTGAAACCTACGATGTCACGTTCAACGGATTTGGCGGGCAGCCGATCAAGGGCTGGCTGATCTTGCCGCGCGAACGCAGCGCGGCTTTGCCGTGCGTGGTCGAGTACATCGGCTACGGTGGCGGCCGCGGCATGCCGCTGGATTGGCTGTTGTGGAGTAATGCCGGTTATGCGCATTTCATCATGGACACGCGCGGCCAGGGCAGCGTCTGGCGCAAAGGCGATACGCCTGATCTCGAACCAGCAGGCTCAAATCCCCACCATCCCGGCTTCATGACGCGCGGTATACTCGCTCCGCACAACTACTACTATCGCCGCCTCTTCACCGATGCCGTGCGGGCGGTCGAAGCGGCAGCCTCGCATCCCGCGATTGACGGATCACGTCTGGCAGTTACCGGTGGCAGCCAGGGCGGCGGCATCGCGCTGGCGGTGGCGGGACTGGTACCGAGCCTGGCCGCGGTGATGCCGGATGTTCCTTTTCTCTGCCACGTTCGCCGCGCCACCGAAATCGTGGATACTTTTCCCTATCAGGAAATCGCCAAGTTCTGCCAGGTGCATCGCGACCACAGCGAAACGGTGTTTCGGACATTGTCTTATTTCGATGGCCTCAATTTCGCGGTACGGGCAGCCAGCCCGGCGCTTTTTTCGGTGGGATTGATGGATGAGATTTGCCCGCCTTCCACGGTGTTTGCCGCCTACAATCACTATGCGGGCGCGAAGCAGATCAAGATTTGGCCTTACAACCATCACGAAGGCGGGGAAAGTTTTCAAGCGTTGGAGAAACTGCGCTTTCTTGCCGCGCGGTGGCGCTGAGGAACGGTTCGGCCGGCGGAGTTGTTCGTCAACAGCATTGACCACTTCTCGGTGTTTTTGCCCTTCCCAACCTCGATGACGAGGAATGAAGCCCGGTTCGCCGCGGTCGTGAAAAACCGGCCAGCGTCTGCGCTGGGCAGACGTCGCCGCCTCAAGCAACTTCGAAAAGCTCATCGAGCATGGCGAGATAATTTTCCGGCGGCACATAGCTGGGAATGGAATTCCCCGAGCCGAGCGCATAGCGGCCGCGGCGGCCACAGGTTTCAATTAGAAAGCGGGCATGCCGGCGCACTTCCTGCGGCGAGTCGCCGGCCAGCCGGTTGACATCCATGCCGCCCAACACCGCGATGCGATCGCCGTAGCGCGCCTGAAAATCCTGCACCGGAATGATCAAATCCTCGAACGAATGCTTGCCATCGATGCCCACCTCTTCAATCAAGTCGGACATGATTTTTTCGAGCTGGCCGCAGGAATGTAGAAAGTAAGGCAGTCCCCGGGCATGCGCCATGGCCGCAAAGCGTTTGTGCCAGGGCAGAATCAGTTCCCGCAGCGTTTGCGGCGAAACCAGTGTGGCCGTGCGAAACCCCATGTCATCGCCGGGAAAGATTGCAATCAAGCGCTCGAGGCCGAGTACCTGTTCATAGAATCCCACCATCAACTGGCCGAGGCGGTCGGCAATCGCCTTGACCAAATCCGGCGCTTCATAGAGCGCGTGACAAAGCCCTTCCAGCGACATGATCCAGGACAAGTGTTCGAACACGCCGCCGCCATGCGAGACGATCATGCCCATGCCTTCCGGCAGATGCGCATTGAGGTATTCGAAGGGAAAAAAATCCATCTCCGCCACGGTGGGCCAGGGATAGCGCTCGAAATCTTCCCAGGTTCGAATCGCGCCCTGGTGTTCATCCGGCCAGGCTCGGGAATGTACATTTGGTGCGTCGGCAGCGGCAGGTTGCGTTCAATGCGGATGAAGTCATAGCCCAGGCGGTGCCAAAATACGATCAAATTATCCAAATACGCTTGTTGCGCCGCTCGCTCGGCCGCTTCCGGCACCCAGGTCCGGCCGAGCAGCTCCGTCACGATCGGCCGCATCACGACGTCATCGATGATGTACTCCACCAGCGGAGGCCGCGATTGCTGCGCG
Proteins encoded in this window:
- a CDS encoding acetylxylan esterase, whose amino-acid sequence is MLFDLPLDQLQSYRPERSEPPDFEAFWQETLLQAQRFPLHATFEPVDSGLRLVETYDVTFNGFGGQPIKGWLILPRERSAALPCVVEYIGYGGGRGMPLDWLLWSNAGYAHFIMDTRGQGSVWRKGDTPDLEPAGSNPHHPGFMTRGILAPHNYYYRRLFTDAVRAVEAAASHPAIDGSRLAVTGGSQGGGIALAVAGLVPSLAAVMPDVPFLCHVRRATEIVDTFPYQEIAKFCQVHRDHSETVFRTLSYFDGLNFAVRAASPALFSVGLMDEICPPSTVFAAYNHYAGAKQIKIWPYNHHEGGESFQALEKLRFLAARWR